The following are from one region of the Streptomyces tuirus genome:
- a CDS encoding exodeoxyribonuclease III, translated as MLTVTSVNVNGLRAAAKKGFVEWLAETEADVLCLQEVRAEPEQLPEHVRAPEGWYVVHAPAAAKGRAGVSLYSRREPDRVQVGFGSEEFDGSGRYVEIDLPGVTVASLYLPSGEVGTERQDEKERFMGEFLAYLKVLRERAAAEGREVLVCGDWNIAHQQADLKNWRGNQKSSGFLPEEREWLTRVFDLADGGYVDVVRALHPDTEGPYSWWSYRGRAFDNDSGWRIDLHVATPGLAERAVKGFVERAATHAERWSDHAPVTVVYDR; from the coding sequence GTGCTCACTGTGACCTCTGTGAATGTGAACGGGCTCCGTGCCGCCGCGAAGAAGGGCTTCGTGGAGTGGCTCGCGGAGACCGAAGCCGACGTGCTGTGCCTTCAGGAGGTGCGGGCCGAGCCGGAGCAGCTGCCGGAGCACGTCCGTGCGCCCGAGGGGTGGTACGTGGTGCACGCGCCGGCGGCCGCCAAGGGACGGGCCGGGGTGTCCCTGTACAGCCGCCGCGAGCCCGACCGGGTGCAGGTCGGCTTCGGGTCGGAAGAGTTCGACGGCAGCGGTCGGTATGTGGAGATCGACCTGCCGGGGGTCACCGTCGCTTCCCTCTACCTGCCCTCCGGCGAGGTCGGCACCGAGCGGCAGGACGAGAAGGAACGCTTCATGGGCGAGTTCCTCGCCTACCTCAAGGTGCTGCGGGAGCGCGCCGCCGCCGAGGGGCGCGAGGTGCTCGTCTGCGGCGACTGGAACATCGCCCACCAGCAGGCCGACCTGAAGAACTGGCGTGGGAACCAGAAGAGCTCCGGGTTCCTGCCGGAGGAGCGGGAGTGGCTGACCCGGGTCTTCGATCTCGCGGACGGCGGATACGTCGATGTCGTCCGTGCACTGCACCCGGACACCGAGGGGCCGTACTCGTGGTGGTCGTACCGGGGGCGGGCATTTGATAACGATTCAGGCTGGAGGATCGACCTTCACGTGGCCACCCCCGGGCTCGCCGAGCGGGCGGTGAAGGGGTTCGTCGAGCGGGCCGCCACGCACGCCGAGCGGTGGTCCGACCATGCTCCCGTGACCGTGGTCTACGACCGCTAG
- a CDS encoding GNAT family N-acetyltransferase, which produces MHIRRVSFDHPDALKLNDQVQAEYAVRYGDDGDATPMAAADFDPPNGTYLIAYDEDGTPVASGGWRAQDANDEGNVDGDAELKRMYVIDGMRGRGLARRILAALEEDARTAGRVRMVLETGTKQPEAIALYTSSGYEPCAKFGYYRFHEASRCFAKDLRSAG; this is translated from the coding sequence ATGCACATACGCCGGGTCTCCTTCGACCACCCCGACGCCTTGAAGCTGAACGACCAGGTCCAGGCCGAGTACGCCGTCCGCTACGGGGACGACGGCGACGCCACGCCCATGGCCGCGGCGGACTTCGACCCGCCGAACGGCACCTACCTGATCGCGTACGACGAGGACGGCACCCCCGTGGCGTCGGGTGGCTGGCGTGCCCAGGACGCCAACGACGAGGGCAACGTCGACGGCGACGCCGAGCTCAAGCGCATGTATGTGATCGACGGCATGCGCGGCCGGGGCCTCGCCCGCCGCATCCTGGCAGCGCTGGAGGAGGACGCCCGCACGGCGGGCCGCGTCCGGATGGTCCTGGAGACCGGCACCAAGCAGCCGGAGGCCATCGCCCTGTACACGTCCAGCGGCTACGAGCCGTGCGCCAAGTTCGGCTACTACCGTTTCCACGAGGCGAGCCGCTGCTTCGCCAAGGACCTGCGGTCCGCGGGCTGA
- a CDS encoding VOC family protein has protein sequence MSLAMKLTAITLDCPDPEALVAFYQQATGLELHPKSNGDFAGLNCDDGLFIGFQRVDDYQAPRWPDQAVPQQFHLDFEVDDLDEAEALLLALGALKPEYQPGGARWRVLTDPAGHPFCLTRRKV, from the coding sequence ATGTCCCTGGCGATGAAGTTGACGGCGATCACTCTCGACTGCCCAGACCCTGAGGCCCTGGTCGCGTTCTACCAGCAGGCCACCGGCCTTGAGCTGCACCCGAAGTCCAATGGCGATTTCGCTGGACTCAACTGCGACGACGGGCTCTTCATCGGGTTCCAACGGGTCGATGACTATCAGGCTCCGCGCTGGCCCGACCAGGCCGTGCCGCAACAATTCCACCTCGACTTCGAGGTCGACGATCTCGACGAGGCCGAGGCTCTGCTGCTGGCACTGGGCGCACTCAAGCCCGAGTACCAACCGGGTGGCGCCAGGTGGCGGGTCCTCACCGACCCGGCCGGTCACCCCTTCTGCCTGACCAGACGGAAGGTCTAG
- the sepX gene encoding divisome protein SepX/GlpR, translating into MSSSGLIYAVIVGAWAAYLVPMWLRRQDELNEARPTERFSTAIRLLSGRAGMERRYAKDLRARSTDEGEQDADDLDAVTDSVDVRAFAVSKTRPQTQAPVPSPAPEPQARPAAPEPPARQSPAPNAAASGRPRERVPAARRTASAQANEAAAARARRSKVLARRRRTTTMLFLAFTLGAIVAAVGGLAFLWAPGVPAVMLSVYIAYLRSQERRRFAYQMDRRMAEAAAQRLRERQRQPRRRAQAADENDEPEEGPEPVTDPGLSALAADRRALVEQTDHAEWVDQQRERQRRPGQGGDSWEPVPVPLPTYVTAPVAPRATSDVDLGAPDTWSAARSSTVAPNEESEAAAVDHHPGEPDPSTPDTDDGDGRTDARRAASARRARERGRTPLFDQYEDGDRPRAANE; encoded by the coding sequence GTGAGCAGCAGCGGCCTCATCTACGCAGTCATTGTCGGGGCCTGGGCCGCCTACTTGGTGCCGATGTGGCTCCGTAGGCAGGACGAGCTGAACGAGGCCCGTCCGACGGAACGCTTCAGCACCGCCATCCGGCTGCTGTCCGGACGGGCGGGAATGGAGCGCCGGTACGCCAAGGACCTGCGGGCGCGCTCCACCGACGAGGGGGAGCAGGACGCCGACGACCTGGACGCCGTCACCGACTCGGTGGACGTCCGGGCCTTCGCCGTGTCCAAGACCCGCCCGCAGACCCAGGCACCCGTACCGTCGCCCGCCCCCGAGCCCCAGGCCCGGCCGGCGGCGCCCGAACCCCCCGCCCGCCAGTCGCCCGCACCGAACGCGGCCGCTTCCGGCCGCCCCCGGGAACGGGTACCGGCCGCCCGGCGCACCGCATCGGCCCAGGCGAACGAGGCGGCCGCAGCACGAGCCCGGCGCTCGAAGGTGCTCGCGCGCCGTCGGCGCACCACCACCATGCTGTTCCTCGCCTTCACCCTCGGCGCGATCGTCGCGGCGGTCGGCGGCCTGGCGTTCCTCTGGGCCCCCGGCGTGCCCGCGGTCATGCTCAGCGTCTACATCGCCTATCTGCGCTCCCAGGAGCGCCGCCGCTTCGCCTACCAGATGGACCGCCGCATGGCCGAGGCCGCGGCCCAGCGCCTGCGGGAGCGCCAGCGCCAGCCCCGCCGGCGCGCCCAGGCCGCCGACGAGAACGACGAACCGGAGGAAGGACCCGAGCCGGTGACCGACCCCGGCCTGTCTGCCCTCGCGGCGGACCGGCGCGCCCTCGTCGAGCAGACCGACCACGCGGAGTGGGTCGACCAGCAGCGCGAGCGGCAGCGGCGCCCCGGGCAGGGCGGTGACAGCTGGGAGCCGGTGCCGGTGCCCCTGCCGACCTACGTGACGGCCCCGGTCGCCCCGCGGGCCACCAGTGACGTGGACCTCGGCGCCCCCGACACCTGGAGCGCGGCCCGGTCGAGCACGGTCGCCCCGAACGAGGAGAGCGAGGCGGCTGCCGTGGATCACCACCCGGGCGAGCCGGACCCCTCCACGCCCGACACGGACGACGGGGACGGGCGCACCGACGCGCGCCGGGCGGCCTCCGCCCGACGGGCCCGGGAGCGCGGCCGCACCCCGCTTTTCGACCAGTACGAGGACGGGGATCGCCCCCGGGCCGCCAACGAGTAG
- a CDS encoding GNAT family N-acetyltransferase, which produces MELVDGDIVLRPIKLRDQRAWREVNRRNRDWLRPWEATIPPPTPGGPMTHRPTFRQMVRHLRSEANAGRMLPFVIEYQGRLVGQLTVAGITWGSMCSGHVGYWVDESVAGRGVMPTAVALVTDHCFRTVGLHRIEVCIRPENGPSRRVVEKLGFREEGLRPRYLHIDGAWRDHLVFALTAEEVPDGLLRRWQRARSQSNPGMRQHPGN; this is translated from the coding sequence GTGGAGCTGGTGGACGGCGACATCGTCCTCCGGCCGATAAAGCTGCGCGACCAGCGGGCGTGGCGCGAGGTCAACCGGCGCAACCGCGACTGGCTGCGCCCCTGGGAGGCGACGATCCCGCCGCCCACGCCGGGCGGGCCGATGACGCACCGCCCGACCTTCCGCCAGATGGTCCGCCACCTGAGGTCGGAGGCGAACGCGGGCCGGATGCTGCCCTTCGTCATCGAGTACCAGGGGCGGCTGGTCGGGCAGTTGACGGTCGCCGGCATCACCTGGGGCTCGATGTGCTCGGGCCACGTCGGCTACTGGGTCGACGAGTCGGTGGCGGGACGCGGTGTCATGCCGACGGCGGTGGCACTGGTCACGGACCACTGTTTCCGCACCGTCGGACTGCACCGCATCGAGGTCTGCATTCGCCCGGAGAACGGGCCCAGCCGCCGGGTCGTGGAAAAACTCGGATTCCGCGAGGAGGGGCTGCGGCCGCGTTATCTCCACATCGACGGGGCCTGGCGCGACCATCTCGTCTTCGCCCTCACCGCGGAAGAGGTCCCGGACGGGTTGCTCAGGCGCTGGCAGCGGGCACGGTCGCAGAGTAATCCGGGAATGCGGCAGCACCCCGGAAATTGA
- a CDS encoding MogA/MoaB family molybdenum cofactor biosynthesis protein has translation MTPDTPIGAAPTAPYTALVVTASNRAAAGIYEDKGGPMIAHGLKGFGFEVDGPQVVPDGDPVEAALRAGVDAGYDVIVTTGGTGISPTDRTPEATRRVIDHEVPGIAEAIRAFGREKVPTAALSRGLAGVAGGTLIVNLPGSSGGVKDGLAVLEPLLIHAVEQLRGGDHPRPGSGGAS, from the coding sequence ATGACACCGGACACGCCGATCGGCGCTGCACCGACCGCGCCGTACACCGCTCTCGTCGTCACGGCCTCGAACCGGGCCGCCGCCGGGATCTACGAGGACAAGGGCGGCCCGATGATCGCCCATGGCCTGAAGGGCTTCGGCTTCGAGGTCGACGGCCCCCAGGTCGTCCCCGACGGCGACCCCGTCGAGGCGGCCCTGCGCGCCGGTGTCGACGCCGGCTACGACGTCATCGTCACCACCGGCGGCACCGGCATCTCGCCCACCGACCGCACCCCCGAGGCGACCCGCCGCGTGATCGACCACGAGGTGCCGGGCATCGCCGAGGCGATCCGGGCGTTCGGCCGGGAGAAGGTGCCGACGGCGGCGCTCTCCCGGGGCCTGGCCGGAGTGGCGGGCGGCACGCTGATCGTCAATCTGCCCGGCTCCAGCGGCGGCGTGAAGGACGGCCTCGCCGTCCTGGAGCCGCTGCTGATCCACGCCGTCGAGCAGCTCCGGGGCGGCGACCACCCCAGACCCGGCAGCGGGGGTGCGAGCTGA
- the moaC gene encoding cyclic pyranopterin monophosphate synthase MoaC — protein sequence MSTQDPSPPDGRTPDRLTHIDEAGAARMVDVSEKDVTARTARASGRVLVSPRVIELLRGEGVPKGDALATARIAGIMGAKRTPDLIPLCHPLSVSGVKLDLSVADDAVEILATVKTTDRTGVEMEALTAVSVAALTVIDMVKAVDKGAVITDVRVEEKTGGKSGDWSRA from the coding sequence ATGAGCACGCAGGACCCATCCCCGCCCGACGGCCGCACGCCGGACCGGCTGACGCACATCGACGAGGCCGGCGCCGCCCGCATGGTCGACGTGTCGGAGAAGGACGTGACCGCGCGCACCGCCCGTGCCAGCGGACGCGTCCTCGTCTCGCCCCGCGTCATCGAACTGCTGCGCGGCGAGGGCGTCCCCAAGGGCGACGCCCTCGCGACCGCTCGGATCGCGGGGATCATGGGCGCCAAACGCACCCCCGACCTGATCCCGCTCTGCCACCCGCTGTCGGTGTCCGGTGTGAAACTGGACCTGTCGGTCGCGGACGACGCCGTGGAGATCCTGGCCACCGTGAAGACGACGGACCGCACGGGCGTCGAGATGGAGGCCCTCACCGCGGTCTCCGTCGCCGCGCTCACCGTGATCGACATGGTCAAGGCGGTCGACAAGGGAGCGGTCATCACGGACGTACGGGTGGAGGAGAAGACGGGCGGCAAGTCGGGCGACTGGAGCAGGGCATGA
- the glp gene encoding molybdotransferase-like divisome protein Glp translates to MSSAAPHVTGQDHSGSDHLWSVDEHLEDILATVRPLEPIELHLLDAQGCVLVEDITVPVSLPPFDNSSMDGYAVRVADVAGASEEFPAALEVVGDVAAGQAGLLHVGPGQAARIMTGAPLPPGAETVVPVEWTDGGLGEGPVRGMLARSLGPEGATGHVQVYRPAEARAHVRAKGSDVRAGDRALETGTVLGPPQIALLAAIGRGTVRVRPRPRVVVVSTGSELVQPDEELRPGQIYDSNSFALTAAARDAGAIAYRVGAVADDAETLRSTIEDQLVRADLMVTTGGVSVGAYDVVKEALSHVGDEDEPGSGIDFRKLAMQPGKPQGFGSIGPDHTPLLALPGNPVSSYVSFELFVRPAIRTLMGLQDVHRPTTRATLTADKALTSPKGRRQFLRGTYADGKVTPVGGAGSHLVAALAHADALIAVPEDTVSVEPGTQVEVVLLGR, encoded by the coding sequence TTGAGCAGCGCCGCGCCCCACGTCACCGGCCAGGACCACTCCGGCTCCGACCACCTCTGGTCGGTGGACGAGCACCTGGAGGACATCCTCGCCACCGTCCGGCCCCTGGAGCCCATCGAGCTGCACCTGCTCGACGCCCAGGGCTGCGTCCTCGTCGAGGACATCACGGTGCCGGTGTCCCTGCCGCCCTTCGACAACAGCTCGATGGACGGTTACGCGGTACGGGTCGCGGACGTCGCGGGCGCGAGCGAGGAGTTCCCGGCGGCCCTGGAGGTCGTCGGGGACGTCGCCGCCGGCCAGGCCGGACTGCTCCACGTGGGCCCCGGCCAGGCCGCCCGCATCATGACCGGCGCCCCCCTGCCGCCCGGCGCCGAGACGGTCGTGCCCGTCGAGTGGACCGACGGCGGGCTCGGCGAGGGCCCGGTGCGCGGCATGCTCGCCCGCAGCCTCGGCCCCGAGGGCGCCACCGGGCACGTGCAGGTCTACCGCCCCGCCGAGGCCCGCGCGCATGTGCGCGCCAAGGGCAGCGACGTGCGGGCCGGCGACCGCGCCCTGGAGACCGGCACCGTCCTCGGCCCGCCCCAGATCGCCCTGCTCGCCGCGATCGGCCGCGGCACCGTCCGGGTCCGCCCGCGCCCGCGCGTGGTGGTGGTCTCCACCGGCAGCGAACTCGTCCAGCCCGACGAGGAACTGCGCCCCGGTCAGATCTACGACTCCAACAGCTTCGCCCTCACCGCCGCCGCCCGTGACGCCGGCGCCATCGCCTACCGCGTGGGCGCCGTGGCCGACGACGCCGAGACCCTGCGCTCCACCATCGAGGACCAGCTGGTCCGCGCCGACCTGATGGTCACCACGGGCGGGGTGAGCGTGGGCGCGTACGACGTGGTCAAGGAGGCGCTGTCGCACGTCGGCGACGAGGACGAGCCCGGCAGCGGCATCGACTTCCGCAAACTCGCCATGCAGCCCGGCAAGCCCCAGGGCTTCGGCTCCATCGGCCCCGACCACACCCCGCTGCTGGCCCTGCCCGGCAACCCGGTGTCGTCGTACGTCTCCTTCGAGCTGTTCGTCCGCCCCGCGATCCGCACCCTGATGGGCCTGCAGGACGTCCACCGCCCCACGACCCGGGCGACGCTGACCGCCGACAAGGCGCTGACCTCCCCGAAGGGCCGCCGCCAGTTCCTGCGCGGCACGTACGCCGACGGCAAGGTCACCCCGGTCGGCGGGGCCGGATCCCACCTGGTCGCCGCCCTCGCCCACGCGGACGCCCTGATCGCCGTCCCCGAGGACACCGTCTCCGTCGAGCCCGGCACCCAGGTCGAGGTGGTCCTGCTCGGCCGATAG
- the galU gene encoding UTP--glucose-1-phosphate uridylyltransferase GalU: protein MTQHPRISKAVIPAAGLGTRFLPATKATPKEMLPVVDKPAIQYVVEEAVAAGLDDVLMVTGRNKRPLEDHFDRNYELESALQKKGDAGRLAKVQESSDLATMHYVRQGDPKGLGHAVLCAAPHVGEEPFAVLLGDDLIDPRDPLLQRMVEVQEQRGGSVVALMEVAPEQIHLYGCAAVETTEDSDVVQVSGLVEKPDPADAPSNYAIIGRYVLDPHIFDILRRTEPGRGGEIQLTDALQQLAEDEKIGGPVHGVVFKGRRYDTGDRGDYLRAIVRLACEREDLGPDFRTWLRSYVAEEM from the coding sequence ATGACTCAGCACCCTCGGATCAGCAAGGCTGTCATTCCCGCAGCAGGCCTCGGCACCCGGTTCCTGCCGGCCACCAAAGCCACTCCCAAGGAGATGCTGCCGGTCGTGGACAAGCCCGCGATCCAGTACGTGGTCGAGGAGGCGGTCGCCGCGGGTCTCGACGACGTCCTCATGGTGACGGGCCGCAACAAGCGCCCCCTCGAGGACCACTTCGACCGCAACTACGAGCTGGAGTCGGCCCTGCAGAAGAAGGGCGACGCCGGCCGTCTCGCCAAGGTGCAGGAGTCCAGCGACCTCGCGACGATGCACTACGTCCGCCAGGGCGACCCCAAGGGCCTCGGCCACGCCGTCCTGTGCGCCGCCCCGCACGTGGGCGAGGAGCCCTTCGCGGTCCTCCTCGGCGACGACCTCATCGACCCCCGCGACCCGCTGCTGCAGCGCATGGTCGAGGTCCAGGAGCAGCGCGGCGGCAGCGTCGTCGCGCTCATGGAGGTCGCCCCCGAGCAGATCCACCTCTACGGCTGCGCGGCCGTGGAGACCACCGAGGACAGCGACGTCGTCCAGGTCAGCGGCCTCGTCGAGAAGCCCGACCCGGCGGACGCCCCCTCCAACTACGCCATCATCGGCCGCTACGTCCTCGACCCGCACATCTTCGACATACTCCGCCGGACCGAGCCCGGCCGCGGCGGCGAGATCCAGCTCACCGACGCCCTCCAGCAGCTCGCCGAGGACGAAAAGATCGGCGGCCCCGTGCACGGCGTCGTCTTCAAGGGCCGCCGCTATGACACCGGCGACCGCGGTGACTACCTGCGTGCCATTGTCCGACTCGCATGCGAACGTGAAGACCTGGGCCCGGACTTCCGGACCTGGCTCCGCAGTTACGTAGCCGAGGAGATGTAG
- a CDS encoding 5-formyltetrahydrofolate cyclo-ligase has product MRPIARPGEPDKRSLRREILAVRNRLTANDLRETSAALAGRALELPELGQAGTVAAYVSVGSEPGTRALLDALHARGVRVLLPALLPDNDLDWGPYEGEGSLARVQHGGRMALFEPAGERLGPDAVTTADAVLLPGLAVDARGMRLGRGGGSYDRVLARLERAAAHPALVVLLYDSEVVGHVPEEPHDRPVHAVVTPSGVRRFLREP; this is encoded by the coding sequence TTGAGGCCTATCGCACGTCCGGGCGAGCCTGACAAGCGGAGTTTGCGGCGCGAGATCCTCGCGGTGAGGAACAGGTTGACGGCGAATGACCTGCGGGAAACGTCGGCCGCGCTGGCCGGGCGGGCGCTGGAGCTGCCCGAGTTGGGGCAGGCCGGGACGGTGGCGGCGTATGTCTCGGTGGGGAGTGAACCCGGCACCCGCGCGCTACTGGACGCGCTGCACGCCCGGGGCGTGCGCGTGCTGCTGCCGGCCCTGCTGCCCGACAACGACCTGGACTGGGGGCCGTACGAGGGCGAGGGGTCCCTGGCGCGTGTGCAACACGGCGGCCGGATGGCCCTCTTCGAACCGGCGGGCGAGCGCCTCGGGCCGGACGCCGTGACCACCGCCGACGCGGTGCTGCTGCCGGGGCTCGCGGTGGACGCGCGCGGGATGCGGCTCGGGCGCGGCGGCGGCTCGTACGACCGGGTCCTGGCGCGGCTGGAGCGGGCGGCCGCTCATCCCGCCCTGGTGGTGCTGCTGTACGACTCCGAGGTCGTCGGGCACGTCCCGGAGGAGCCGCACGACCGGCCGGTGCACGCGGTGGTGACACCGTCGGGCGTACGGCGGTTCCTCCGGGAGCCGTGA
- a CDS encoding penicillin acylase family protein, with amino-acid sequence MPPNTTASTGQQPGKSGRRKGRKARLIVLVLVLALIGGAAYGSYWSISTVRASFPQTKGTLTLKGLSGPVEVKRDNYGIPQIYASSDADLFMAQGYVQAQDRFYEMDVRRHMASGRLSEMFGESQVDNDEFLRTLGWDRVAKQEYDTKLSASTKKYLQAYAEGVNSYLQGKDGEDISLEYAALGFTNDYKPQAWTPVDSISWLKAMAWDLRGNMQDEIDRALLTSRLGPKQIADLYPQYPYSRNKAIVQEGQYSELAGAFQQGGTTGASGTSGTSGTSGTSGTSGTGGTSTGTAPGGSGTSGTASGASGTAGLDSQLGGLTRVLDDLPPAVGVNGDGIGSNSWVVGGEHTITGKPLLANDPHLSPSLPSVWYQMGLHCRSVSSACQYDVSGYSFAGMPGVIIGHNQDIAWGMTNSGVDVTDLYLEKITGDGYLYDGKVKPFETREETIKVAGGSPKKIVVRETNNGPLLSDRDEELVKVGKKATVDTAAPDRGDGYGVALRWTALQPGTTMDAVFAMNRAKNWTDFRKAASQFEVPSQNLIYADSENHIGYTLPGRIPLREESDNGSIPAPGWDSKYRWTGYVPQDALPYEYDPERGYIVTANQAVIDPETYPYTLTADWGYGARSQRITDLIQSKIKDGGKISTDDMRQMQLDNSSEVARLLVPTLLKIDPENRDVREAQKLLEGWDYTQDADSAAAAYFNAVWRNVLKLAFGNKLPKELRPKGQCLWVEPVNTTGPADEAEKVRECGQRDPDKAQPDGGDRWFEVVRKLMDQPDSDWWSTPKVGTRPAAHNRDQLFKRAMIDARWELTAKLGKDIDSWSWGRLHRLFLKNQTLGTSGPGFIQYALNRGPWELGGGEATVNATGWNAAGGYGVVWVPSMRMVVNLGDLDKSKWINLTGASGHAYSAHYVDQTEKWADGELLPWSFSDQAVEKSTSDKLVLRP; translated from the coding sequence ATGCCCCCCAACACCACCGCCTCCACGGGTCAGCAGCCCGGCAAGTCCGGCAGGAGAAAGGGGCGCAAAGCCCGACTTATCGTGCTCGTCCTGGTGCTGGCCCTCATCGGAGGCGCTGCCTACGGGTCGTACTGGTCCATCAGTACCGTCCGGGCCTCCTTCCCGCAGACCAAGGGCACCCTCACGCTGAAGGGCCTCTCGGGTCCCGTCGAGGTCAAACGCGACAACTACGGCATCCCGCAGATATACGCGTCCTCCGACGCGGACCTGTTCATGGCGCAGGGCTACGTCCAGGCGCAGGACCGGTTCTACGAGATGGACGTCCGCCGCCACATGGCCTCCGGGCGGCTGTCGGAGATGTTCGGCGAGAGCCAGGTCGACAACGACGAGTTCCTGCGCACCCTCGGCTGGGACCGGGTCGCCAAGCAGGAGTACGACACCAAACTGTCGGCCTCCACGAAGAAGTACCTCCAGGCCTACGCCGAGGGAGTCAACTCCTACCTCCAGGGCAAGGACGGCGAGGACATCTCCCTGGAGTACGCGGCGCTGGGCTTCACCAACGACTACAAGCCGCAGGCGTGGACCCCGGTCGACTCGATCTCCTGGCTGAAGGCCATGGCCTGGGACCTGCGCGGCAACATGCAGGACGAGATCGACCGCGCCCTGCTCACCAGCCGCCTCGGCCCGAAGCAGATCGCCGACCTGTACCCGCAGTACCCGTACAGCAGGAACAAGGCGATCGTCCAGGAAGGCCAGTACAGCGAACTGGCGGGGGCGTTCCAGCAGGGCGGCACGACCGGCGCGTCCGGCACGAGCGGCACCTCCGGCACGAGCGGCACCTCCGGGACGAGCGGAACGGGTGGCACCTCCACCGGCACGGCGCCAGGCGGCTCCGGCACGAGCGGCACCGCCTCCGGCGCCTCCGGCACCGCGGGCCTGGACAGCCAGCTCGGCGGCCTCACCCGGGTCCTGGACGACCTCCCGCCGGCCGTCGGCGTGAACGGCGACGGCATCGGATCCAACTCCTGGGTCGTCGGCGGGGAGCACACCATCACCGGCAAGCCGCTGCTGGCCAACGACCCGCACCTGTCGCCCTCCCTGCCGTCCGTCTGGTACCAGATGGGCCTGCACTGCCGCAGCGTCTCCAGCGCCTGCCAGTACGACGTCAGCGGCTACAGCTTTGCCGGCATGCCCGGTGTGATAATCGGTCACAACCAGGACATCGCCTGGGGCATGACCAACTCCGGTGTCGACGTCACGGACCTCTACCTGGAGAAGATCACCGGCGACGGCTACCTGTACGACGGCAAGGTCAAGCCCTTCGAGACGCGCGAGGAGACCATCAAGGTCGCCGGCGGCTCACCCAAGAAGATCGTCGTCCGGGAGACCAACAACGGGCCCCTGCTGTCCGACCGCGACGAGGAGCTCGTGAAGGTCGGCAAGAAGGCCACCGTCGACACCGCCGCCCCCGACAGGGGCGACGGCTACGGCGTCGCGCTGCGCTGGACCGCCCTGCAGCCCGGCACCACCATGGACGCCGTCTTCGCCATGAACAGGGCGAAGAACTGGACCGACTTCCGCAAGGCCGCCTCGCAGTTCGAGGTGCCGTCGCAGAACCTGATCTACGCCGACAGCGAGAACCACATCGGCTACACGCTGCCGGGGAGGATCCCCCTGCGGGAGGAGAGTGACAACGGCTCCATCCCGGCGCCCGGCTGGGACTCCAAGTACCGCTGGACCGGCTACGTCCCGCAGGACGCGCTGCCCTACGAGTACGACCCGGAGCGCGGCTACATCGTCACCGCCAACCAGGCCGTGATCGACCCGGAGACGTACCCGTACACGCTCACCGCGGACTGGGGCTACGGCGCGCGCAGCCAGCGGATCACCGACCTGATCCAGTCGAAGATCAAGGACGGCGGCAAGATCTCCACGGACGACATGCGCCAGATGCAGCTGGACAACAGCAGCGAGGTCGCCCGGCTGCTGGTGCCCACGCTGCTGAAGATCGACCCCGAGAACAGGGACGTCCGCGAGGCGCAGAAGCTCCTGGAGGGCTGGGACTACACCCAGGACGCCGACTCCGCGGCGGCGGCCTACTTCAACGCGGTCTGGCGCAACGTCCTCAAGCTCGCCTTCGGCAACAAGCTGCCCAAGGAGCTGCGTCCCAAGGGTCAGTGCCTGTGGGTCGAGCCGGTCAACACCACCGGCCCCGCCGACGAGGCCGAGAAGGTCCGCGAGTGCGGCCAGCGCGACCCCGACAAGGCGCAGCCGGACGGCGGCGACCGGTGGTTCGAGGTGGTCCGCAAGCTGATGGACCAGCCGGACAGCGACTGGTGGAGCACCCCCAAGGTGGGCACCCGCCCCGCCGCCCACAACCGCGACCAGCTGTTCAAGCGGGCCATGATCGACGCCCGCTGGGAGCTGACCGCCAAGCTCGGCAAGGACATCGACTCCTGGAGCTGGGGCCGGCTGCACCGCCTGTTCCTGAAGAACCAGACCCTCGGCACCTCGGGCCCCGGTTTCATCCAGTACGCCCTCAACCGCGGCCCCTGGGAGCTCGGCGGCGGCGAGGCCACGGTCAACGCGACCGGCTGGAACGCGGCCGGCGGCTACGGGGTGGTGTGGGTGCCGTCCATGCGGATGGTGGTGAACCTCGGCGACCTCGACAAGTCGAAGTGGATCAACCTCACCGGTGCCTCCGGGCACGCCTACAGCGCCCACTACGTCGACCAGACCGAGAAGTGGGCCGACGGCGAGCTGCTGCCGTGGTCCTTCTCGGACCAGGCGGTCGAGAAGAGCACGAGCGACAAGCTGGTGCTCAGACCGTGA